Proteins found in one Oncorhynchus gorbuscha isolate QuinsamMale2020 ecotype Even-year linkage group LG15, OgorEven_v1.0, whole genome shotgun sequence genomic segment:
- the LOC123998169 gene encoding cytohesin-2: MTVDSEIFMPKSKAPKMDDLDYIPVDLSPEERSELEDIRRRKGALLQEIQRLRDELREAIIEVEGLETSTEGSKTLQKNRHVAMGRKKFNMDPKKGIVFLVENELLRHTQEDVAQFLYKGEGLNKTAIGDYLGEREDFNLKVLQAFVDLHEFTDLNLVQALRQFLWSFRLPGEAQKIDRMMEAFAQRYCHCNPGVFQSTDTCYVLSFAIIMLNTSLHNPNVRDKPGLDRFISMNRGINEGGDLPEDLLRNLYDSIKNEPFKIPEDDGNDLTHTFFNPDREGWLLKLGGRVKTWKRRWFILTDNCLYYFEYTTDKEPRGIIPLENLSIREVEDPRKPNCFELYIPNNRGQLIKACKTEADGRVVEGNHNVYRISAPTPEEKDEWIHHINSAVSVDPFYEMLAARKKRISLKKNEEQP; this comes from the exons ATGACAGTCGACTCTGAAATATTTATGCCTAAAAGCAAAGCGCCAAAAATGGATGACCTGGACTACA tCCCGGTAGACCTGAGTCCAGAGGAGCGCTCTGAGCTGGAGGACATCCGTCGGAGGAAGGGAGCTCTGCTGCAGGAGATCCAGAGGCTCAGAGACGAGCTCAGAGAGGCCATCATAGAGGTGGAAGGACTGGAGACCAGCACAGAGGGCAG TAAAACTCTACAGAAGAACAGGCACGTGGCCATGGGAAGGAAGAAGTTTAACATGGACCCCAAAAAG ggtattgTGTTCCTGGTGGAGAATGAGTTGCTCAGACACACTCAAGAGGATGTTGCCCAGTTCCTGTACAAAGGAGAGGGACTCAACAAGACTGCGATAGGAGACTACCTGGGAGAGAG gGAGGACTTTAATCTCAAGGTTCTGCAGGCGTTTGTTGACCTTCACGAGTTCACTGATCTCAACCTGGTCCAGGCTCTCAG GCAGTTCCTGTGGAGTTTCCGTCTGCCTGGCGAGGCTCAAAAGATTGACAGGATGATGGAGGCCTTTGCCCAGAGATACTGTCACTGCAACCCTGGCGTCTTCCAGAGCACTG ATACGTGCTATGTGCTGTCGTTTGCTATCATCATGCTGAACACCAGCCTCCACAACCCCAACGTGAGAGACAAACCTGGATTAGACCGCTTCATCTCCATGAACAGAGGCATCAATGAGGGTGGAGACCTGCCAGAGGACCTGCtcaga aATCTTTATGACAGCATCAAGAACGAGCCCTTCAAAATCCCTGAGGATGATGGGAACGACCTGACACACACCTTCTTCAACCCTGACCGAGAGGGCTGGCTCCTCAAACTAG GAGGACGGGTGAAGACCTGGAAAAGAAGATGGTTCATTCTCACAGACAACTGCCTTTACTACTTTGAGTATACTACA GATAAGGAGCCCAGAGGTATCATTCCCCTAGAGAACCTGAGTATCCGGGAGGTTGAAGACCCCAGGAAACCT AACTGCTTTGAGCTGTACATCCCCAACAACCGTGGTCAGCTGATCAAGGCCTGTAAGACGGAGGCAGACGGCAGAGTGGTGGAGGGGAACCACAACGTGTACCGCATCTCTGCCCCCACACCTGAGGAGAAAGACGAATGGATCCACCACATCAA ctctgcgGTCAGCGTGGACCCCTTCTATGAGATGCTGGCTGCCAGGAAAAAACGCATATCGTTAAAGAAGAATGAGGAACAACCGTAG